The sequence CTCGCCGGGTTCGGCCTGCCGAACGATGCGGGCCATGTCCTCGTAGTCGACGCTCTGGCCACCGATACCGGCGATGACCGAGGCGACAGGGCGGTCGAGCGCCATCACGACGTCCCGGGTCAAAATGCCGCCCCGGCCGAAGGACGTCGATCTGTCGAGGACGACCGGGGTCGCGTCGCCGACGGCGGCGGCGAACTCGTCCTCGGGGAACGGCGTGTACAGTATTGGCCGGACGACCCCGGCGTCGACGCCGTCCTCCTCGCGGAGGAGGTCCGCGGCCACCTCGGCCTCGCGTGCCATCGTTCCGAGACCGACGATGACGACGTCGGCATCGTCGGTGCGGTAGGTGTACACGAGGTCGTACTCGCGCCCGGTGACGTCGGCCAGGTCGTCGAGGGCGCCCCGGGTGGCGTCCGGGACGGCCGCCATGGCGTCCATCATCCGTCTGCGGAACCGCCAGAAATCCTCGCCGCCGGTCATCGCCCCGTAGCCGCGCGGATTCTCGACGTCGAGTTCGTGAGGAATCGATATCTCGCCGAGGTACTCGTGGGCCGCGGTCTCCGAGACGAGTTCGAGTGGCTGCATCGTGTGTGCGAGCGTGAACCCGTCGAGGTTCACCATCGCCGGCAACATGACGTCCTCGTTCTCGGCGATCCGGTAGGCGGCGAGCGTGAGGTCGTAGGCCTCCTGGACGCTCGCCGCGAACACCTGCGACCAGCCGGCGTCGCGCTGGGACAACGCGTCCGTGTGCGACCCCCAGATGTTCCAGGGCGGCCCGAGCGCCCGGTTGGCGATGGCCATGACGACCGGGAGGCGGGCACCGGCCGTCCACCACACCATCTCGCTCATGTAGAGGAGGCCCTGGCTGGCGGTCGCGGTGAACGTCCGACTGCCGGCCTGTGCCGCACCCATGACCGCCGAGAGCGCTGAGTGCTCGCTCTCGACGCGCGAGAACGACGCGTCGAGTTCGCCCGTCTCGACGTACTCGGCGATGGATTCGACGATCTCGGTCTGTGGCGTGATGGGGTAGGCAGACACGACGTCCACGCCCGCGTCGCGGACGGCCCGGGCGACCGCTCCCGTTCCGGAGAGGATCTCGGTCCCCGCGGGCCGCTCGGCAGGTCGGTCGAGGTCGGCGCTCATCGTGGCGATACCTCCCGATCGGTGAACTGACCGAAGTACTCGATGTTCTGCGCTGCTTGCTCTTCGAGCGCCTCGACGTCCGCGTCCGTCGCGGTGTCGAACCGTCCCTGTCCTTCGACGTACTCGGCGACGGGATCGGGGTTTCGGAAGGCGGAGACGCTCGGGTTGTTGAGCGTGTACTCACCCCCGCGTTCGCGCTCGAACAGCACCCACAGGGCACTCGAGACGGCAGTGCGCGCTACCTCGACCGTCTCGTCGGTGTCGATGCGCCACCCGGGCGGACAGGGCGCGTGCAGGTGCAGAAACGAGATGCCGTCGGCCGCCAGCCCCTTCTCGGCCTTGCGACGGAGGCCCGGCACGAAGCCGGGCGACGCGGTCGCCATGTACGCGGGGTCGTGTGCAGAGACGATCTCGTCGATGTCCTTCTGTCGACCGATGCGACCGGTCGGCGTCGTCGTGGTCTGTGCGCCGCCGGGCGTCCGCCCGGACTTCTGGAAGCCGGTGTTCGAGTACGCCTCGTTGTCGTAGAGGACGTACAGGATGTCATCGTCGCGATCGAGTGCGCCCGACAGCGACGCCAGGCCGATGTCGGTCGACCCACCGTCACCCGCAACGACGATGACGTTGGTGTCCTCGTCTTGCTGTTCGTACGCCTGTCTAAGGCCACTCGCGGTGCTCGCGGACGCCGCAAACGCCGTGTTCACGACGGGGACGTCGAAGGCCGTGTACGGATACACGCCCTGGACGACGCTCGCACAGGAGGCCGGGATAACGAGCGTGCTGTCCTCACCCGCCTCCTCGAGGAGGTGTCGGACGCCGAGAATCATCCCGCATCCCGA is a genomic window of Halanaeroarchaeum sp. HSR-CO containing:
- a CDS encoding thiamine pyrophosphate-dependent enzyme is translated as MSWTGEDTGQQINDGHPACSGCGMILGVRHLLEEAGEDSTLVIPASCASVVQGVYPYTAFDVPVVNTAFAASASTASGLRQAYEQQDEDTNVIVVAGDGGSTDIGLASLSGALDRDDDILYVLYDNEAYSNTGFQKSGRTPGGAQTTTTPTGRIGRQKDIDEIVSAHDPAYMATASPGFVPGLRRKAEKGLAADGISFLHLHAPCPPGWRIDTDETVEVARTAVSSALWVLFERERGGEYTLNNPSVSAFRNPDPVAEYVEGQGRFDTATDADVEALEEQAAQNIEYFGQFTDREVSPR
- a CDS encoding transketolase C-terminal domain-containing protein codes for the protein MSADLDRPAERPAGTEILSGTGAVARAVRDAGVDVVSAYPITPQTEIVESIAEYVETGELDASFSRVESEHSALSAVMGAAQAGSRTFTATASQGLLYMSEMVWWTAGARLPVVMAIANRALGPPWNIWGSHTDALSQRDAGWSQVFAASVQEAYDLTLAAYRIAENEDVMLPAMVNLDGFTLAHTMQPLELVSETAAHEYLGEISIPHELDVENPRGYGAMTGGEDFWRFRRRMMDAMAAVPDATRGALDDLADVTGREYDLVYTYRTDDADVVIVGLGTMAREAEVAADLLREEDGVDAGVVRPILYTPFPEDEFAAAVGDATPVVLDRSTSFGRGGILTRDVVMALDRPVASVIAGIGGQSVDYEDMARIVRQAEPGETAWFGGEIQ